A part of Myxococcus landrumus genomic DNA contains:
- a CDS encoding TetR/AcrR family transcriptional regulator yields MPRPPKREPERGDARTRLLKAAMDTIRAKGFAATSVDELCQVAAVTKGSFFHHFKSKDDLGVAAAEYWAETTTAFFAGAPYHAPEDALERVLAYVAFRKSIITGELAEFTCLVGTMVQEVYATSPAIRDACAASIFGHAATLEADIGAAMKARRISGGWTAESLARHTQTVIQGAFVLAKAGNSPALARESLDHLDRYIRLLFGGSRKEKAQS; encoded by the coding sequence ATGCCACGCCCGCCCAAACGCGAGCCTGAGCGCGGCGACGCCAGGACCCGCCTGCTCAAGGCCGCCATGGACACCATCCGCGCCAAGGGCTTCGCCGCGACGTCTGTCGACGAGCTGTGCCAGGTCGCCGCCGTGACGAAGGGCTCGTTCTTCCACCACTTCAAGAGCAAGGACGACCTGGGGGTCGCGGCCGCGGAGTACTGGGCGGAGACGACGACCGCCTTCTTCGCGGGAGCGCCCTACCATGCCCCAGAGGATGCGCTCGAGCGTGTCCTGGCCTACGTGGCCTTCCGCAAGTCCATCATCACCGGAGAACTGGCTGAGTTCACCTGTCTGGTGGGGACGATGGTGCAGGAGGTCTACGCGACGTCACCGGCCATCCGCGACGCCTGCGCCGCGAGCATCTTCGGGCATGCCGCGACACTCGAGGCGGACATCGGCGCCGCCATGAAGGCCCGGCGCATCTCCGGCGGATGGACGGCCGAGAGCCTCGCTCGCCATACGCAGACCGTGATTCAAGGCGCCTTCGTGCTCGCCAAGGCAGGAAACTCCCCTGCGCTGGCGAGAGAGAGCCTGGACCACCTCGACCGCTACATCCGCCTCCTCTTCGGTGGCTCGCGCAAGGAGAAAGCACAGTCATGA
- a CDS encoding GFA family protein has product MTQPPQLRCACGQVRLEVEGTPIVSSECYCNSCRAAGARLATLPSARSVLGPYGGTHFVLYRKDRIRFLEGTQHLKEFRLTPESTTRRIVATCCNTPVCLEFKGGHWLSLYACLWPEGTLPPLDLRTMTSDLPASVVLPDDVPSGKWHQASFFARLLGAWIMMGFRAPRLSGINGEVRA; this is encoded by the coding sequence ATGACCCAGCCCCCACAGCTCCGCTGCGCCTGCGGACAGGTCCGTCTCGAGGTGGAGGGAACGCCCATCGTCAGCAGCGAGTGCTATTGCAACAGCTGCCGCGCGGCGGGCGCCAGGCTGGCGACGCTCCCTTCGGCCCGCTCAGTCCTGGGCCCATACGGCGGGACGCACTTCGTGCTGTATCGCAAGGACCGCATCCGCTTCCTGGAGGGCACTCAGCACCTCAAGGAGTTCCGCCTCACGCCCGAGTCCACGACCCGGCGAATCGTCGCCACGTGCTGCAACACGCCCGTGTGCCTCGAGTTCAAGGGCGGCCACTGGCTCAGCCTCTATGCCTGTCTCTGGCCCGAGGGGACGCTGCCTCCTCTCGATCTCCGGACCATGACGAGTGACCTTCCGGCCAGCGTGGTGCTTCCCGACGATGTCCCGAGCGGCAAGTGGCACCAGGCCTCCTTCTTCGCCAGGCTCCTCGGCGCGTGGATCATGATGGGGTTTCGAGCTCCGAGGCTCAGCGGCATCAACGGCGAAGTCCGCGCCTGA
- a CDS encoding serine hydrolase domain-containing protein, producing the protein MSFHSSLVGLAAVACLGFSLDAGAAPQDSVAAKLDAHLRSHVEKEGFRGAVLVAKDGKVLHSAAYGLADEDGKRPNTLSSQFLIGSLTKSFTAVTVMQLVEDGTLELDAPLSRYLPQLRADLGKRLTLHLLLKQRSGLPDHLDALIEHESEKDVSSAEILRLINKSQLSFKPGAKFEYSNLNYHLAALVIEAVTGKTFAQVLQEKTFTPVAMAASGIERTTNVPPRRSFGYAKGLLGVSRDENNVSYAFGSGDIYSTVEDLYAWDQALFGSGLVSAESKKRLFDGGSREQGYYGYGFRIQPYLRGAGVKERGVLVRHGGSMDGFLSNLHHYTEDRLTVIVLGNVRPFPIRELTFELKEIALGLSPTARSRKEVDE; encoded by the coding sequence ATGTCCTTTCACTCATCCCTCGTTGGATTGGCCGCCGTTGCATGCCTGGGCTTCAGTCTCGACGCAGGGGCCGCGCCCCAGGACTCCGTCGCCGCGAAGCTGGATGCCCACCTGCGCTCCCATGTCGAAAAGGAGGGCTTTCGCGGAGCGGTGCTCGTTGCGAAGGACGGCAAGGTTCTTCACTCCGCCGCATATGGTCTGGCCGACGAGGACGGCAAGCGGCCCAACACGCTCTCCTCACAGTTCCTCATTGGCTCGCTGACGAAGTCCTTCACCGCCGTGACGGTGATGCAGTTGGTGGAGGACGGCACGCTGGAGCTGGACGCCCCTCTTTCCCGCTATCTTCCTCAGCTCCGCGCGGACCTGGGCAAGCGCCTGACGCTCCACCTGTTGCTCAAACAGCGGTCCGGACTGCCCGACCATCTGGACGCGTTGATAGAGCACGAGTCGGAGAAGGATGTCTCCTCGGCGGAGATTCTGCGGCTCATCAACAAGTCACAGCTCTCCTTCAAGCCGGGCGCGAAGTTCGAATACTCCAACCTGAACTACCACCTCGCGGCGCTCGTCATCGAGGCCGTCACGGGCAAGACGTTCGCGCAGGTGCTCCAGGAGAAGACGTTCACCCCCGTGGCGATGGCGGCTTCAGGCATCGAACGCACCACGAACGTCCCGCCCAGGCGCTCCTTCGGCTACGCGAAGGGCTTGCTGGGTGTTTCGCGCGACGAGAACAATGTCTCCTATGCCTTCGGGTCCGGAGACATCTATTCGACGGTGGAGGATTTGTATGCCTGGGACCAGGCGCTCTTTGGCTCGGGGCTGGTCTCGGCGGAGAGCAAGAAGCGCCTCTTTGACGGAGGGAGCCGCGAGCAGGGCTACTACGGCTACGGCTTCCGGATTCAACCCTATCTTCGCGGCGCGGGCGTCAAGGAGCGGGGTGTCCTGGTGAGACACGGCGGCTCCATGGATGGCTTTCTCTCCAACCTGCACCACTACACCGAGGACCGGCTGACCGTGATTGTCCTCGGCAACGTGAGGCCGTTCCCCATCCGGGAGCTGACCTTCGAGCTGAAGGAGATTGCCCTGGGGCTGTCGCCCACCGCGCGCTCACGCAAGGAGGTGGATGAGTAG
- a CDS encoding nuclear transport factor 2 family protein: protein MKSFLLLLACLVAAPSLAQQNLPDTSIAKQHIQAVVEDFREAIIQKDTQKFLGLFLREDVIWQSVQGEERLKKVREKNPQANKLTSDPKQNPRTFIEDIAAKPKRIEEKFINVRIDTDGSIASVSFEFTFNVEDRIINRGQESWHLVNTGKGWKIVSVIWSNN from the coding sequence ATGAAGTCGTTCCTGCTGTTGCTCGCATGCCTTGTCGCAGCGCCTTCACTGGCTCAGCAGAACCTCCCGGACACCTCCATCGCGAAGCAACACATCCAGGCCGTGGTGGAGGACTTTCGCGAGGCCATCATCCAGAAGGACACCCAGAAGTTCCTCGGCTTGTTCCTGCGCGAGGACGTCATCTGGCAGTCCGTTCAGGGCGAGGAGCGCCTGAAGAAGGTCCGTGAGAAGAACCCCCAGGCGAACAAACTCACCTCCGACCCGAAGCAGAACCCGAGGACCTTCATCGAGGACATCGCGGCGAAGCCCAAGCGCATCGAGGAGAAGTTCATCAACGTCCGCATCGACACGGACGGAAGCATCGCCTCGGTCTCCTTCGAGTTCACCTTCAACGTGGAGGACCGCATCATCAATCGCGGCCAGGAGAGCTGGCACCTGGTGAACACGGGCAAGGGCTGGAAGATTGTCTCGGTCATCTGGTCCAACAACTGA
- a CDS encoding LysR family transcriptional regulator: MDLEELRAFVGVAETGSYLAAADNLAVSRTTLRRRVEALEARAGVPLLKSTRTGVVLTEAGEVLARRGRMMMQETRALVASLREVGQAPAGLLRVVLPVGLPPHLLSPLFGLLRSTYPLLRVHASFSDNPLAEPLDNVDLAVHFGKDMPRGPWMSQVVLRVRERLWASEDYLRQHGVPDSVEALRGHELFSWQSPGGDACLWPQLKGPAFQVEPTLISTDIHLIRVCCLAGQGIGLIPSVDLADPGEAEGTLVPVLADRVGRELPLRLSVPEALSELPKIRQVLAHIQQAIAPL; this comes from the coding sequence ATGGACCTGGAAGAGTTGCGTGCCTTTGTCGGCGTCGCGGAGACGGGCTCATACCTGGCCGCGGCGGACAACCTGGCCGTATCGCGGACGACGCTGCGCCGCCGCGTCGAGGCGCTGGAGGCTCGCGCGGGCGTTCCCTTGCTCAAGAGCACCCGAACGGGCGTCGTGCTGACGGAGGCCGGCGAGGTCCTCGCCCGTCGCGGCCGGATGATGATGCAGGAGACCCGCGCCCTCGTCGCCTCACTGCGCGAGGTCGGCCAGGCCCCCGCGGGGCTCTTGCGTGTGGTGTTGCCCGTGGGCCTGCCGCCCCACCTCCTGTCCCCCCTGTTCGGACTGCTGCGGAGCACCTACCCGCTCCTGCGCGTCCATGCGTCCTTCAGCGACAACCCGCTGGCGGAGCCGCTCGACAACGTGGACCTCGCGGTGCACTTCGGGAAGGACATGCCCCGAGGCCCCTGGATGTCCCAGGTGGTGCTCCGGGTCCGCGAGCGCCTCTGGGCCAGCGAGGACTACCTTCGCCAGCACGGCGTGCCCGACTCCGTGGAGGCCCTGCGGGGCCACGAGCTCTTCTCCTGGCAAAGCCCCGGAGGTGACGCGTGTCTGTGGCCCCAGCTCAAGGGCCCCGCGTTCCAGGTCGAGCCCACCCTCATCTCCACCGACATCCACCTCATCCGGGTGTGCTGTCTCGCGGGGCAAGGCATCGGGCTGATTCCCAGCGTGGACCTCGCGGACCCGGGCGAGGCCGAGGGGACACTGGTCCCCGTGCTCGCGGACCGCGTGGGTCGAGAGCTCCCGCTGCGCCTGAGCGTCCCCGAGGCGCTCAGCGAGCTCCCCAAAATCCGGCAGGTGCTCGCACACATCCAGCAGGCCATCGCGCCGCTGTGA
- a CDS encoding CHRD domain-containing protein has translation MRLALPLTLAFALGALSSHAKDPALGATTFTVYEAFLSPAQEPGEESETPKLLQKSLGATAPSTPREQRKSRGHGVLRFSKDLTRAYVEVEMTGVHPDDILMFHIHCGPPGVLGPVVVDFGELGNLSKTLANGRWTTELTNANVTFVKDMKGMKSGLPESCPAELGFLAQTRTLASLESLARKGVLYFNLHTKAHTYYGEMRGQLYAAQP, from the coding sequence ATGCGTCTCGCCCTGCCCTTGACCCTCGCCTTCGCCCTCGGCGCGCTGTCCTCCCATGCCAAGGACCCCGCGCTCGGCGCGACAACCTTCACCGTCTATGAGGCCTTCCTCAGCCCCGCACAGGAGCCCGGCGAGGAGTCCGAGACCCCCAAGCTCCTCCAGAAGAGCCTGGGAGCCACCGCGCCCTCCACGCCGCGCGAGCAGCGCAAGTCCCGAGGCCACGGTGTGCTGCGCTTCTCCAAGGACCTGACCCGCGCCTACGTCGAAGTCGAGATGACGGGCGTCCATCCCGACGACATCCTCATGTTCCACATCCACTGCGGCCCACCGGGCGTCCTGGGCCCGGTGGTGGTGGACTTCGGCGAGCTGGGCAACCTGTCGAAGACGCTCGCCAACGGGCGCTGGACGACGGAGCTGACCAACGCGAACGTCACCTTCGTCAAGGACATGAAGGGCATGAAGTCCGGGCTCCCGGAGAGCTGTCCGGCGGAGCTGGGCTTCCTGGCCCAGACGCGGACGTTGGCCAGCCTGGAGTCGCTCGCGCGCAAGGGCGTGCTCTATTTCAACCTGCACACCAAGGCCCATACCTACTACGGAGAGATGCGCGGGCAGCTCTACGCCGCCCAGCCCTGA
- a CDS encoding TetR/AcrR family transcriptional regulator, whose product MSTQPPSPRRLRLTREERLVQLLDVSWRIIRDEGTDALTLGRLAEQAGVTKPVVYDHFGTRNGLLVALYEDFDRRQTAIMDAALAERGPTLAKTAGVIASAYVDCVLTQGREIPDVLAALAGAPELEATKRAYQAAFMEKCRLVLAPLSKGGPPGAASLWAMLGAAEALSKAAATGDIPAEDAKEELARTIVAIFSRKAP is encoded by the coding sequence ATGTCAACCCAACCTCCATCCCCCCGTCGCCTGCGCCTCACCCGAGAGGAGCGGCTGGTGCAGTTGCTCGACGTGTCGTGGCGAATCATCCGCGACGAAGGCACGGACGCGTTGACGCTCGGGCGGCTCGCGGAGCAGGCCGGTGTGACGAAGCCGGTGGTGTATGACCACTTCGGAACGCGGAACGGATTGCTGGTCGCGCTCTACGAAGACTTTGACCGCCGGCAGACCGCCATCATGGACGCGGCGCTGGCCGAGCGTGGACCGACGCTGGCGAAGACGGCGGGCGTGATTGCCTCGGCCTATGTGGATTGTGTGCTCACCCAGGGGCGGGAGATTCCCGACGTGCTCGCGGCCCTGGCGGGCGCCCCCGAGCTGGAGGCGACCAAGCGCGCCTATCAGGCCGCGTTCATGGAGAAGTGCCGGCTCGTGCTCGCGCCCCTGTCGAAGGGGGGCCCGCCTGGCGCGGCCAGTCTCTGGGCCATGCTCGGCGCCGCGGAAGCCCTGTCGAAGGCCGCCGCGACGGGAGACATTCCCGCCGAGGACGCCAAGGAGGAGCTCGCCCGCACGATTGTGGCCATCTTCAGCCGCAAGGCCCCGTGA
- a CDS encoding MFS transporter, which produces MTTAVVEPSRLRPWFGLFTVLSLVLLVAMDGSVLYLAMPRITSALTPTADQSLWILDIYGFVVGSLLVTFGNIGDRYGRLRLIMVGASTFGLGSLGAAFSPSPEVLIACRALMGLGGATLLPSGLAIISALFPDSRERAQAISIFAATFAAGFAIGPVLGGMLLQSFDWGVVFLINVPVVLGFLLAAPVFLRDVRSTSHGRIDVPSLLLSFVGILLFTWSVKTAAAYGVSIHPLGVGGVGLAALVLFVVRQTRLEHPLLDLGLFRDPVFSIAILTGLLSLVVWSATGYLMGIYLQSVLGQPVFSAAMLTLPGAIVLTAACVWTSRLVERIGRRTALVATHLLIGAGVLLFLFTGLDSGAAVFIVSSVVAGIGYGLSFSLVAEIAVSAVPTERAGAAGAIAETSNELGNALGISLLGSVAAICFRLYGPGFAGTLNETLTHASLTPATALQARQAFLTGLHVAVGMGGTMMILLGILSWLWLPRRLPE; this is translated from the coding sequence ATGACAACCGCTGTCGTCGAACCGTCACGCCTCCGGCCGTGGTTTGGCCTCTTCACTGTCCTGAGCCTCGTGCTGCTCGTCGCGATGGATGGCTCGGTGCTCTACCTCGCCATGCCCCGCATCACCTCCGCGCTCACGCCGACCGCGGACCAGTCGCTGTGGATTCTCGACATCTATGGCTTCGTCGTCGGCTCCCTGCTGGTCACCTTCGGCAACATCGGTGACCGCTACGGCCGACTGAGGCTCATCATGGTGGGTGCGAGCACCTTCGGCCTCGGCTCCCTGGGAGCGGCCTTCTCCCCTTCCCCCGAGGTGCTCATCGCCTGCCGGGCGCTGATGGGCCTGGGCGGGGCCACGCTGCTGCCTTCAGGGCTCGCCATCATCAGCGCGCTGTTCCCGGACTCCCGCGAGCGGGCACAGGCCATCAGCATCTTCGCCGCCACCTTCGCCGCGGGGTTCGCCATCGGGCCGGTGCTGGGCGGGATGTTGCTCCAGTCCTTCGATTGGGGCGTCGTGTTCCTCATCAATGTGCCCGTGGTCCTCGGCTTCCTCTTGGCGGCGCCTGTCTTCCTCAGGGACGTGCGCTCGACGAGCCATGGCCGTATCGACGTGCCGAGCTTGTTGCTGTCCTTCGTGGGCATCCTGCTCTTCACCTGGTCGGTGAAGACAGCCGCCGCGTATGGCGTGAGCATCCATCCATTGGGAGTGGGAGGAGTCGGCCTCGCCGCGCTGGTCCTGTTCGTGGTGAGGCAGACGCGGCTGGAGCATCCGCTGCTCGACCTGGGCCTCTTCCGGGACCCCGTGTTCTCCATCGCCATCCTCACGGGGTTGCTGTCGCTCGTCGTCTGGTCGGCCACGGGCTATCTCATGGGCATCTATCTGCAATCGGTGCTCGGCCAGCCTGTCTTCAGCGCGGCGATGCTCACGCTCCCCGGCGCCATCGTCCTGACAGCCGCGTGTGTCTGGACCAGCCGGCTGGTCGAGCGCATCGGCAGGAGGACCGCGCTGGTGGCCACCCATCTCCTGATTGGAGCGGGCGTCCTCCTGTTCCTCTTCACCGGTCTCGACTCAGGCGCGGCGGTCTTCATCGTCTCGAGCGTGGTGGCCGGCATCGGCTATGGGTTGTCGTTCAGCCTCGTCGCGGAGATTGCGGTCTCCGCTGTTCCCACGGAGCGGGCGGGTGCGGCCGGGGCCATCGCGGAGACGAGCAATGAATTGGGCAACGCCCTGGGAATCTCGCTGCTCGGCTCGGTCGCCGCCATCTGCTTCCGGCTCTACGGGCCAGGGTTCGCGGGGACCCTGAATGAAACCCTGACACATGCCAGCCTGACACCGGCGACCGCGCTCCAAGCCAGACAGGCGTTTCTCACGGGCCTGCATGTCGCGGTGGGCATGGGGGGGACCATGATGATTCTGCTCGGAATCCTCTCCTGGCTCTGGCTCCCTCGGAGGTTGCCGGAGTGA
- a CDS encoding MopE-related protein, which yields MPATPIQLPSAPGRRFLGAASSRTGASLAAGDLNGDGIPELVVGAPGISTTTTLKGYAHIVPLVPPATPPQTNLLDIRVYSTRYEGEAAVNRLGTAVAVGDFVTGPANDLLMGAPGFSSTQGIAYPVEGSTLVGGDRLLTATSHRLRGATLAELAGSAVAIGDITGDGQPDLIVGAPLVDSNVVGVQYTDTGAVYAFPGPVTTTSSGQLASAPIKVQGGLAQGGYQAGSALAVVDVNGDGTKDLVVGAPRHDSAPGQDAGVVYVFFGPVSGLQNFSAPNLILTGAVANEFAGSSVASAGDLDNDGLEDLLIGAPGSGALPGKTYVVYGGSVTASTSLAALPRFTGIAQDLAGSAVLAPGDINGDGFKDLLIGAPGHTSNQGAVYAVYGTATRFTGNITLATTAGRLVGTAGSELGRSLVALGDVDSDGSADFAVGAPGFSASAGAVYLMLGHGPRTWYVDNDGDNFGTSVGATRTCGEPAAGSKRALTDGDCDDTLNTVYPGAEELCEATPETEIDNNCDGLKGDDVGANPVNPKDWVQDQDGDRAVYLSSAQLRCAPPGSTGWIAYTAEVGQECEAPPGNPDPTYTTDNDASIYLGAPEICDLKDNNCDGAVDDNQTYWPSWYPDADGDSYGQSDATAVKACTAPPGHVANKTDCDDNASGTHPGASEVCDLRDNNCNGTVDEGVQTTYFRDVDGDGHGVPTVTTQACTQPSGYSAVSDDCNDTAPNGSRMYPGAAEVCDGLDNNCNFDTDEGVKSTFYRDVDGDGFGNPTVFVVACSASAGHVSNNQDCDDSRAGVRPGAAEVCDGRDNNCDGTVDEGVMSAWYPDADGDGVGTTNATFRVLACTAPAGYVNSQVDCNDGNATVKPGAPELCDTLDNDCDAQVDEGIPTTSWYPDADGDGYGNSAVSAVASCASPGPGYVSNRTDCNDSNPGISPAQAEVCEQTGAQVDNNCDGNTEGAVNGTTWYRDVDGDGFGTNTDTLKRCVRPAGYVAVDNDCNDTNANVNPGRAEVCEAGAFSDQVDNDCDGDRNDVDPDLPTGSGGTRLWYGDADNDGHAGPGFKLRWCVNPTNLVDPATGNVLVQGTYLATAPDDCNDAHSGVFQRLFWYEDRDGDGCGNPSTGREACGSPAGCGFPFVTNNKDISDSNAADCRP from the coding sequence GTGCCCGCAACCCCTATCCAGCTTCCCTCGGCCCCCGGGAGACGCTTCCTGGGCGCGGCGAGCTCTCGCACGGGAGCCTCCCTCGCCGCGGGCGACTTGAATGGAGACGGCATCCCCGAGCTCGTCGTCGGCGCGCCGGGCATCTCCACCACGACGACGCTCAAGGGCTATGCCCACATCGTTCCGCTGGTTCCGCCGGCGACGCCGCCGCAGACGAACCTCCTGGACATCCGCGTCTATTCGACGCGCTACGAAGGAGAGGCGGCCGTCAATCGGCTGGGGACGGCGGTCGCGGTGGGAGACTTCGTCACGGGCCCCGCGAACGACCTGCTGATGGGCGCCCCGGGGTTCTCCTCGACGCAAGGCATTGCCTATCCCGTCGAAGGGAGCACCCTCGTCGGTGGAGACCGGCTGCTCACGGCGACCAGCCATCGCCTGCGGGGCGCCACGCTCGCGGAACTGGCGGGGAGCGCCGTGGCGATTGGAGACATCACGGGGGATGGGCAGCCCGACCTCATCGTGGGAGCCCCCTTGGTCGACTCGAACGTCGTGGGGGTTCAATACACCGACACGGGGGCCGTCTACGCCTTCCCCGGCCCGGTGACGACCACGTCGAGCGGACAGCTCGCCTCCGCCCCCATCAAGGTGCAGGGCGGCCTGGCGCAGGGCGGCTATCAGGCGGGCTCGGCCCTGGCCGTGGTGGATGTGAACGGCGATGGAACCAAGGACCTGGTGGTGGGCGCGCCGCGGCATGACTCGGCCCCGGGACAGGATGCCGGAGTGGTCTACGTCTTCTTCGGCCCGGTGTCCGGGCTGCAGAACTTCTCGGCGCCGAACCTCATCCTGACCGGCGCCGTGGCGAACGAGTTCGCGGGCTCCTCGGTGGCCAGCGCGGGCGACCTGGACAATGACGGCCTGGAGGACCTGCTCATCGGCGCCCCGGGCTCGGGGGCGCTCCCCGGCAAGACCTATGTCGTGTATGGCGGCAGCGTCACCGCGTCGACCTCCCTCGCGGCCCTGCCCCGCTTCACGGGCATTGCCCAGGACCTCGCGGGCAGCGCGGTCCTCGCACCGGGCGACATCAACGGGGATGGCTTCAAGGACCTCCTCATCGGCGCTCCGGGCCACACCAGCAACCAGGGAGCTGTCTACGCGGTGTATGGCACCGCCACCCGCTTCACGGGGAACATCACGCTGGCGACGACGGCCGGCCGTCTCGTGGGAACCGCTGGCAGCGAGCTGGGCCGGTCCCTGGTGGCGCTCGGCGATGTGGACTCGGATGGCTCGGCCGACTTCGCGGTGGGCGCGCCTGGGTTCTCCGCGAGCGCCGGCGCGGTCTACCTGATGCTCGGTCACGGTCCTCGCACGTGGTACGTGGACAATGACGGCGACAACTTCGGAACGAGCGTGGGTGCCACGCGCACGTGTGGAGAGCCCGCGGCCGGCAGCAAGCGCGCCCTCACCGACGGCGACTGTGACGACACGCTCAACACCGTCTACCCCGGCGCCGAGGAGCTCTGCGAGGCCACGCCGGAGACCGAAATCGACAACAACTGCGACGGGCTGAAGGGTGATGACGTCGGCGCCAATCCCGTCAACCCCAAGGACTGGGTCCAGGACCAGGATGGCGACCGGGCCGTCTACCTCAGCAGCGCGCAGCTGCGGTGCGCGCCGCCGGGGAGCACGGGCTGGATTGCGTACACGGCGGAGGTGGGCCAGGAGTGTGAAGCGCCCCCCGGCAACCCCGACCCGACCTACACGACGGACAACGATGCCTCCATCTACCTGGGCGCGCCCGAGATCTGCGACCTCAAGGACAACAACTGCGACGGGGCCGTGGATGACAATCAGACCTACTGGCCGTCCTGGTATCCCGACGCCGACGGCGACAGCTACGGCCAGAGCGATGCGACCGCGGTGAAGGCCTGCACGGCCCCGCCGGGACACGTGGCCAACAAGACGGACTGTGACGACAACGCCAGCGGCACGCATCCGGGCGCGAGCGAGGTCTGCGACCTGCGCGACAACAACTGCAATGGGACGGTGGACGAGGGCGTCCAGACCACCTACTTCCGCGACGTGGACGGAGACGGCCATGGCGTGCCGACGGTGACGACCCAGGCGTGTACTCAACCCTCGGGCTACTCCGCCGTCAGCGACGACTGCAACGACACCGCGCCGAACGGGTCCCGGATGTATCCGGGAGCGGCCGAGGTCTGCGATGGCCTCGACAACAACTGCAACTTCGACACGGACGAGGGTGTGAAGTCGACGTTCTACCGCGACGTGGACGGGGACGGCTTCGGCAACCCGACGGTCTTCGTCGTCGCCTGCTCGGCGTCAGCGGGCCATGTCTCGAACAACCAGGACTGTGACGACTCGCGGGCCGGTGTCCGGCCTGGGGCGGCGGAGGTCTGCGATGGCCGGGACAACAACTGCGACGGCACCGTGGACGAAGGGGTGATGAGCGCCTGGTATCCCGACGCGGACGGCGATGGCGTGGGCACCACGAACGCGACGTTCCGGGTCCTCGCGTGCACCGCGCCCGCGGGCTACGTGAACAGCCAGGTGGACTGCAATGACGGCAATGCCACGGTGAAGCCCGGGGCCCCCGAGCTGTGCGACACCTTGGACAACGACTGCGACGCGCAGGTCGACGAGGGGATTCCCACCACGTCGTGGTACCCGGACGCGGATGGGGATGGCTATGGCAATTCCGCCGTGAGCGCCGTGGCCTCGTGTGCCTCGCCGGGCCCGGGCTACGTGAGCAACCGCACGGACTGCAACGACAGCAACCCCGGCATCAGCCCGGCGCAGGCGGAAGTCTGCGAGCAGACGGGCGCCCAGGTGGACAACAACTGCGACGGGAACACCGAGGGCGCCGTCAACGGCACCACCTGGTATCGCGACGTGGATGGCGATGGCTTCGGGACGAACACGGACACGCTGAAGCGGTGCGTCCGTCCCGCGGGCTACGTGGCGGTGGACAACGACTGCAACGACACGAACGCGAACGTGAACCCCGGCCGGGCCGAGGTCTGCGAGGCGGGTGCGTTCTCCGACCAGGTGGACAATGACTGCGACGGGGACCGGAACGACGTGGACCCGGACCTGCCCACGGGCAGCGGCGGGACGCGGCTCTGGTACGGCGACGCGGACAACGATGGCCACGCGGGGCCGGGCTTCAAGCTGCGCTGGTGCGTCAACCCCACCAACCTGGTGGACCCCGCGACGGGCAACGTCCTGGTGCAGGGCACATATCTCGCCACCGCGCCGGATGACTGCAACGACGCCCACTCCGGCGTCTTCCAGCGGTTGTTCTGGTACGAGGACCGGGACGGTGACGGCTGTGGCAACCCGAGCACGGGCCGTGAGGCGTGTGGCTCCCCCGCCGGCTGTGGCTTCCCGTTCGTGACCAACAACAAGGACATCAGCGACAGCAACGCGGCCGACTGCCGGCCCTGA
- a CDS encoding pyridoxal-phosphate dependent enzyme has translation MPLHIQTPYIRSRAASLRLGKDVLLKLDAMQPSGSFKLRGIGAVCEARHAAGARRFVSSSSGNAGIAVAYSGRELGVPVLVVVPESSSARARDRIRFEGAELVVHGASWAEANAYAQSVMGADDAFVHPFDDPGLWPGHATMVDEMAATGPKPDAVVVAVGGGGLLCGVLEGLARNGWGDVPVVATETEGADCYARSLEAGRPIELPAITSIATSLGAKRPSSTAVEWATRHSIESVVVSDAAAVAACLRFLDEHQLLVEPSCGSALAALETASPVLAAASRIAVIVCGGVTATVETLQAFHRQER, from the coding sequence ATGCCACTCCATATCCAGACGCCCTACATCCGCTCGCGAGCCGCGTCGCTTCGGCTCGGCAAAGACGTCCTCTTGAAGCTCGATGCGATGCAGCCGTCGGGCTCGTTCAAGCTCCGCGGGATTGGTGCGGTCTGCGAGGCACGGCACGCCGCGGGTGCCCGTCGCTTCGTGTCGTCCTCGAGTGGCAACGCGGGCATCGCGGTGGCCTACTCGGGCCGAGAGCTCGGCGTCCCCGTGCTCGTCGTTGTCCCGGAGAGCTCGTCCGCGCGTGCACGCGACCGGATTCGTTTCGAGGGGGCGGAGTTGGTGGTCCACGGCGCCTCGTGGGCGGAGGCGAACGCGTACGCGCAATCCGTGATGGGCGCGGACGACGCGTTCGTTCATCCCTTCGACGACCCGGGACTGTGGCCGGGCCACGCGACGATGGTCGACGAGATGGCGGCGACCGGACCGAAGCCCGATGCGGTCGTGGTGGCGGTCGGCGGAGGTGGGCTTTTGTGCGGCGTACTCGAAGGGCTGGCTCGCAACGGCTGGGGCGATGTGCCTGTCGTGGCCACGGAGACCGAAGGGGCGGACTGCTATGCGCGCTCGCTCGAAGCGGGGCGGCCCATCGAGCTGCCCGCGATTACGAGCATCGCCACGTCGCTCGGCGCGAAGCGGCCGAGCAGCACGGCCGTGGAGTGGGCGACGCGCCACTCCATCGAGAGTGTCGTCGTGTCCGATGCGGCGGCGGTGGCGGCCTGCCTGCGATTCCTCGATGAGCACCAACTGCTCGTGGAGCCCTCGTGCGGGAGCGCGCTGGCCGCACTGGAGACCGCTTCGCCGGTGCTCGCCGCCGCCTCACGCATCGCGGTGATTGTCTGCGGAGGCGTCACGGCGACTGTCGAGACCTTGCAAGCCTTCCATCGCCAGGAGCGATGA